One Oculatellaceae cyanobacterium genomic region harbors:
- a CDS encoding HAD hydrolase-like protein, translated as MPTIEPTVLALDFDGVLCDGMIEYFQTSWRTYCQIWTADSQIQPENLAENFYKLRPVIEVGWEMPLLLRALILGVPEEKIWQDWVGVAQKIVLEENLNAAEIGLQLDQIRDRWIAEDLDSWLALHRFYPGIVERLRSLLASSVQPVIVTTKEGRFAQQLLQQQNINMPTELIIGKEVKRSKHQTLRELLTAFSVDAASIWFVEDRLKTLQSVEQQPDLEAVKLFLADWGYNTPAQQASIRLRSRIKLLSLSQFAQDFSAWC; from the coding sequence ATGCCTACAATTGAGCCAACTGTTTTAGCTTTAGATTTTGATGGTGTGCTTTGCGATGGGATGATTGAATATTTTCAAACATCTTGGCGTACTTACTGCCAAATATGGACAGCAGATAGTCAGATACAACCGGAAAATTTAGCTGAGAATTTTTATAAGCTCAGACCTGTGATCGAGGTTGGTTGGGAAATGCCGTTGCTGTTGCGGGCGTTGATTTTAGGTGTACCGGAAGAAAAGATTTGGCAAGATTGGGTTGGAGTTGCCCAGAAAATTGTATTAGAAGAAAATCTTAATGCAGCAGAGATAGGCTTGCAGCTAGATCAAATCCGCGATCGCTGGATTGCTGAAGATTTAGATAGCTGGTTGGCGCTGCATAGATTTTATCCTGGGATTGTGGAAAGGTTGCGATCGCTGCTTGCTAGTTCTGTTCAGCCTGTAATTGTAACTACTAAGGAAGGGCGGTTTGCCCAGCAACTATTGCAGCAGCAAAATATTAATATGCCTACTGAGTTGATTATCGGTAAGGAGGTTAAACGTTCTAAACATCAAACGTTACGGGAATTATTAACAGCCTTCTCAGTAGATGCTGCTAGTATTTGGTTTGTGGAAGATCGGTTAAAAACTTTACAAAGTGTGGAACAGCAACCAGACCTTGAAGCTGTGAAATTGTTTTTAGCAGATTGGGGATATAATACACCCGCGCAGCAAGCATCTATAAGACTTCGCAGCAGAATTAAGTTATTATCCCTTTCTCAGTTTGCCCAAGATTTTTCTGCTTGGTGTTAA